A segment of the Acidimicrobiia bacterium genome:
AGCGGGCCGACATCCGAGCCGGCTGATCCGCCGGCGCCAACCCTGAGCTGGCTGGCGGCCGCGGTGAATCGATCAACGAACTCGTCGTACACGGCGTCCTGGACGAACACCCGATTGGAACAAATACACGTCTGTCCACCGTTGCGATACTTGGCGATGATCGCCTGGGAAACGGCCTGATCGAGATCGGCGTCATCGAAGATGATGAATGGGGCATTGCCTCCCAATTCCAGACTCACCTTCTTGACGGTGTCGGAGCTCTGACGCATCAACAGCTTGCCGACTTCGGTACTCCCGGTAAACGACACCGCCCGCACGATCGGGTTGCGAGTCAGTTCGGCGCCTATCGGAGCAGGATCCAACCCGGTCACGACGTTGAAGACTCCTGGCGGGATACCGGCGCGATCGGCCAGTTCGGCCAACGCCAAAGCAGAAAGCGGGGTGTCTTCGGCTGGCTTGGCAACCACCGTACATCCGGCAGCCATGGCCGGGACCGCCTTGCGGGCAATGGTTGACGAAGGGAAGTTCCACGGCGTGATCGCCGCCACTACGCCAATCGGCTCCTTGACGACAATAAGTCGCAACTTGGGATCGTGGGTCGGGATCACTTGACCGTAGGCACGCTTGGCTTCTTCGGCGAACCACTCGACGTAGTTCGCTCCGAAGATGATTTCCCCCCGGCCCTCGTTCAGCGGCTTGCCCATTTCGGCGGTGACGATCGCCCCCAGATCGTCAGCGTGCTCGACCATCAACTCGTACCACCGGCGAATGAGAGCTGATCGTTGTTTGGCGGTCAGCGCCTTCCACGCCGGGAACGCTTCATTGGCCGCTTCGATGGCACGTCGCGTCTCGGCTTGACCCAGGTCGGCTACTTCGGCGAGGACGGCTCCGTCGGCCGGGTCGAGCACCTGAAACCTTGCTCGCGAGTCTGCCTCTACCCACTCACCACCGATGTAGGCGTCGGTTCGCAACAAACGCTGGTCGGTAAGGTTCATGTTGCCTCTCCCGTCGGTCCGGTTTCAAGGGCTTTGATGAGGGCTGCCAGATCCGCTTCTCCGTACCCGAGTTCGCCGGCTTCCTCAAGAATCTGGCGGGTGAGCGAACCGACCCTGGCGGCCGGAAGAGCCTCCGCCGCCAGGCCCAGATCTTTTCTCATCAGGTTGACGGTGAACGTGGGCGTAAAGTCACGATCCACGAGAGGCGCTGCCTTGTACTCCAGTAGCTTCGCGACCGCACCTGATCGAATCATTTCAATACCTTGCCACACGTCAAGGCCGACCGCTTCGAGGTCGAGAACCGCCTCTGCCATCGCCGTCAAGTGCGAGGTGAGAAGGCGATTCGTGATGAGCTTGAGCAACAGACCGGAACCGTTTGGACCGACGTGTTCCACCCGGGATGCGAAAGTCTCGAGAGCAGGTCTGGCTACTGCGAGTGCGTCGTCTTCTCCACCAACCATCACAACGAGAGTGCCCGCATCGGCGTGGATCGACGTGCCACTCACCGGGGTATCGAGGAAACGGATCCCGTGGTCCGCTGCCAGTGCGGCGAGGTTCCTGGACGCCTCGACCCCAATCGTTGATAAATCCGCGCACACGGTGCCTTCCTTCACGAGCTTGAATACCTGGCCATAAACCGCCTCGACCTGGGGCGTGGCAGGAAGCGATGAGCAGACCAACTCCACGTCCTTTACACCAGCTAGACCGTCAGCGATGACCATGCCGGCGGCAGCAGCTTTCTGGAGGGCCACCGGCGACTCGTCGAAACCGACGACGTCATGACCTGCTTCCTGCATGTGGCGGGCCATCGGAAATCCCATCCGGCCCAAACCAACCATCGCAACTTTCATTTCGCCTCCCATGTGATTGTGTCTCCTGTCCGGGCCGCCGCGTCGATCGCCAACGTTATCTGGAGGGTCTGCCGGGCCTCTCGGGCGGTGGTGAGATGGCACGGCTTATCGGTGGTCAGAAAATCGAGCCATGCACGGGTTTCATCTGCCACCCGTCCGAACATGGTGTCGCCCACCCACTCCCCCGAGGTGCGACTTCCGAGGAACGTCAGCCTGAGATGTTGATCGACATACTCGTTGTCGTGGCCGACCTCGCTGTACATGATCTGGTCACCGTGATCCTCGGTCACCATGAGGACCCCGTCGGTCCCGAGCAACTCGAATCGGGTAGCCATTCCGTTGATCGGATAGCCGGCCGGCAGCGAATAGCTGGTGGCCAACTCGAACACGGCCCCATCGGCAAACGTCAACAAAGCGACGGTGAGATCATCTACGTCGTGGCCTTTGGCCCGCAGAATGGACCCGTGGGAGCGAGCCACCACTTCCACCGGTGCAAACGGGTGATACCAGCCGATGATATCGACGAGGTAGGTGAGGATGTCCATCACCGGGGTGGCCGTCGGCGACCGTTTCAGGATCGCTTCGCCGATCGCCAGCGTGTCATAGGTTCGTGCCAGACCACCAATCAATGTTCCGATCCTGCCCGCGGCGATCTGTTGGCGGGCAACCGCGTAGCGCTGCGCATATCGCATCGAGTAACCGACCCGAAGATCCACCCCGAGTTGATCGGCAAGTCGCGTCAAGTGGTCCGCTTCATCGAGGTTCAGGGTGATCGGTTTTTCGACCATGGTGGATCTACCGGCCCGCAATGCCGCCTCGACGGGGGCCATGTGGGCGCCTTCGGGGGTAGCCACGACGACTGCGTCCACCTCGTCGAGCAGAACGGTGGCGTCGGTGTCAGTTGACCAAACATCGGCTCCTGTCTCGGCAGCCAACTTCTCGGCAGCTGCGGCATCCTGGTCGACAATGGCCAAGAACCCGACACCGGCATGGGCCGATGCCAGCCGGGCGCGATGGCGGCCGATCTTGCCGGCACCCACGATCGCCAGACCAACCGATCGACGGTTCATCGGGTTGTCTCGTCTTTTTGCAAGGTCGACCTCCGGGTTCTACATCATATATGATCTGCTCCTGGAGGGTTCATGACAGACATTTATGTTGTTGATGCGGTCCGTACCCCGATGGGTCGCATCGGGGGTCAGTTGGCTCACATCCGACCAGACGACCTGGCGGCTCACGCCATCCGGGCGCTCGTCGCTCGCCAGAGCGACCTGGATCCGGCTGGGATCGAAGACGTGGTCTGGGGAGCCGCCAATCAGTCCGGCGAGGACAACCGCAACATCGGACGCATGGCTGCCCTGCTGGCCGGTTTGCCGATCGAAGTCACCGGGATGACCGTGAACCGGTTGTGCGGGTCAGGGCTCCAGGCGGTCATTTCCGCCGCCCATTCCCTGGCCGAAGGCTGGGGCGACATCATGGTGGCCGGCGGATCCGAATCGATGAGCCGAGCACCGTACGTCACGCTCAAGGCTGCCACGGCGTTCCCCGTTGGCCCACCCCAGGTCGCCGACACCGTACTCGGATGGAGGCTGATCAACCCGCAAATGCAGCAGGACTATCCACCAATCAGCCTCGGTCTTACCGCCGAACGGGTAGCCGAAAAGTACGCGGTCAGCCGTGAGCGGCAAGACGCGTTCGCACTTCGATCACATTTGTTGGCTTCCGCAGCCCAGCAGGCCGGTCGCTTCACGAGCGAGATCTCGCCTATCGAGGCACCCCAGGATGCCAGAGGCCGTACGGTAACCACCGTCGATACCGACGAGGGTGTTCGTCCCAACTCAACCGTTGAGATGCTTTCCAAGCTCCCGTCGGTGTTCACCGAAGCCGGGACCGTGACAGCCGGAAACTCATCTCCTATGAACGATGGAGCCGCCGCCGTGCTGCTTGCCAGCACGGCCGGGCTCGAGCGATATGGCCTGAGGCCGATGGCGCGAATAGTCGCCAGCGGCGCGGCGGGAGTTCACCCCGACTACATGGGGATCGGCCCGGTGCCGGCAACCCGCAAAGCCCTGTCTCGGGCCGGGTTATCCATTCAAGATCTTGATCTGGTTGAGCTGAACGAAGCATTCGCCGCCCAGGCTCTGGCGTCTCGCGACGAACTCGGCATCGATCCGGAAATCGTCAATGTCAACGGTGGAGCCATCGCCATAGGGCATCCCTTGGGAGCCTCCGGCGCCCGGATACTCACCACTCTGGTGCACGAACTGCACCGGCGGGGTGACCGATACGGATTGGCCACGATGTGCATTGGCGTTGGACAAGGCATTTCGATGATCGTGGAGCGGGTATGAGTCAACCGTTGGAAGGCATCAAGGTTGTGGAATTCGGCAACCTGATTGCCGGCCCATACTGCGCGATGTTGCTGGCTGATCTCGGAGCGGACGTGACCAAGGTCGAGCCGTCTTCGGGCGACCTGGCCAGGGCATTCGGCCCATACGTCGATGGCGTCAGCTACTACTTCGCGGCCGTCAACCGCGGAAAGAAGAGCGCAGTCATCAACCCCCGCGCCGATGCATCGAAGAAATGGGTTCGCAAGCTTTGCTTGGATGCCGATGTGATCGTCCACAACCTTCGTCATGGCGCCATGCAACGCGCCGGTCTGGGCTACGAGGATCTCGCCGACGAGAACCCCGGGCTCGTATATGCGGAGATTTCGGCTTTCGGGTCGTCCGGTCCCGACGCCGAGCGCGCCGGGATCGACATCATCTTCCAGGGCGAATCGGGGATGATGAGCATCACGGGTGAAGAGGGAGGCCCACCGGCCAAAACGGCGACGACGGTCGGGGACTACCTGGCAGGAACGAATGCGGCGATGGCCGTATCGGCTGCCCTGGTCGGCCGGGCCAGGACTGGAAAGGGTCGCAAGATCGAAGTTTCCCTGAGAGACGGACTCATTGCCATCCAGTCGACCTGGAACGCCATGTATTTTGCCTCAGGAGGCCAGCCCGGACGGGTCGGCACCGCATCCTGGTTCACGGCACCGACCGAAACCTTCCCGACCGCCGACGGCTACTTCAACCTGGCGATCGTCAGCGATGGGCACTTCAAGATCCTCTGCGACGACCTCGGCCTGGACATAGTCGCCGATCCCCGCTTCGCCACCAACGAAGCTCGAGTCGAACATCGCACCGAACTCAACGAGTTGGTCAAGCCGATCTTCGCCTCCGACAGCACGGACGCCTGGATGGACAGACTGCTCGGCCTTGGCCTGCCAGTCGGGAGGCTGATGACATTCGGCGAGGTGTTCGACGACCCTCAAGTCCAACACAACCGGATGAGGGTCGAGTTGCCCGATGGGGCGGCAGTTACCGGCTCCCCTGTGAGGATGACCGGAGAACCCTCGCTGGCACCATCGGCCGCGCCACGTCTGGGAGCAGACACCGACTCCGTCCTGCGCAGTTTGGGAGCCACCGATGAGGAGATTGCCCAGCTCAAGGCTGCCCACCTGATCAGACGCTTGTAGGAACGCACACCCGGTAAGGGACGTTACAGCGGTATGGCAGCAGTCCATCAAGCAACAAGACTTCTTGCAGTCGCCCTAGCTGTGGCCGCGTGCAGTGGACCGACCTTTACCGGCCCAGGTGGGTGCGTCGACGTCTGGAATGAAGCCGTGACAAGCGGCTCCTTCATCGGACCGCCGGAAGGAGCAGAGGCGACGATGACCTACCGACGTTATTGGGAAGGGGATACCCCGATGTGCTGGCTCGGCATTAGTACGTCAGAGGCCTGCCAAACGTTCTCATTCGATATCGAAGGTACCTGGGGACCAGCTGAGTGGGTTGAAAGTGAGGTAATTCCAGGTGACTGCATCTCCGAGAACCCGCCAGATCGTTACGTCGCGAATCTCCTGGTGACCGCAAAGGGCACATTGATCGAGAGTTAGGCGATGAAGCTAGTGAGCGCGCGAAACGTGGCTCTGGAGGATATCCTCGCCGAAGTCGCCCCGGGGGTTTCGCCAGACGGCATGGATGTGGGTGGCGTTGTCCTGGACGCAGTCGTACTCAACCAGAAAATCGGGACTGTGGATGCGGTAATAGTGCGGTTGATGGCGTTCGGCCGGCCCTGCCCAAGCGAAGTGCAGGCCAGCCCAATCGTTGGCTCCGAGACGAGTCTTCTCTCGATCAGCCAGATCCTCAGGGAGCCGGTCGAGATAAACCGCAATGAGATCGTGCAGGTAGCCGACCTGATCTTTAGTCATGGCATCAGCTCTCAGGCCGGACGGCTCGGCGGCGACCAACCGCAAGTTGCTTTTCTGCTCGGCGGTCATGGCCTCATGGACTTCCTGAAACATGGTCAAGGCGGCCGGCGGGTTCCCCGGTTCGCTGACCTCCGGTACGAACGAGACGTTGGGAACGATGGTGTCAATCGGAGCTGTGGCGTCGAGGAGCGCCACTGCCTGTTGATCGGCATCCAATGACGAAAAGAGGGCCCGCCCGGCGTCCTCTTCCTGACCGCAGGGCCTGATGATGGGATGGGCGGACGGGCCGATCCCGGCCGGACTCGCCCCCATGAACAACGGCGTACTCGACAAAACCTCGCCGTCGCGAATCGTGTAGTTGACGGACACGTGGTGTCCTTCGTAGCGCCACCCCCACAGCCCGGTCGGACCTGGTTCGCCGTAGATAGTTATCCAGTACCGCAGCGGGTCACGCCAATGGGTGCGAACGTAGTTCTCGCGTTCGTCTAGAACCAGGTCGAGGGACATGATGGTCGCCACCCGGTGATAGGCCTCGGCACGTAAACCGGTCCGGGCCAGCTTCAGGGCCAGTTTTCGCTGGACCGGGGTCATGGCATACAGAGGTACGCCAAGATAGGTGCCGTTGGCCATCTCTCTCGGGAAGAACGCCCAGTCGATGCGACCTGGATCATCAAACCCGAACGTAGCCTGGGCATCGGCCGGCAGCGACTCAAGGAAATCTATGGCCGCTTCGGCCATCCGGGTCGGGCTAGGGCTGGTCGACATCGATCCCCAATCCGGGGGCAGTTGGCACGGCAATCACACCGTTCTCGATTGCCAGTGGGTGGGAGGTAACGTCGGAACTGATCCCCTGATTGCCTGGGCTACAACCGAAATCCACTGCCTTCATGGCCGCTGCGCAGTGAATATTGGCAGCGGCCGCCACGCTCGATTCGGCGATCTTGCCTGCCAGGTTTACCGAAAGCCCGAGCGATTCGCAGAGCGCCGCACCGCGCATCACTCCGGTGATGCCACCCAGTTTGACAAGTTTGAGGCTCACACCTGCCACACCGGTCCGTCCGAACGACATCACGTCGTTGAGCGAATGAACGCTCTGGTCGGCGCAGATCGGGATGGGCGATCGTTGGGCGATTCGCACCATGGCGGCGTGATCACCCTGGGGAATGGGCTGTTCGATGAACCGGACGTCGAGACCCGACAGGCCGTTCAGAAAACGCATGGCGGTCGGTTCGTCCCATCCCTGATTGGCGTCGCCACTCACGATCGCCTCCGGTGGCAGCTCACTGCGGACCCCTTGAACCGTTTTCAATTCGTCGTTGACCTCACCGATGCCAAGCTTCACCTTGAACCAGCGATAACCAGCCTCATACTTGGTGACGGCCGCCTGAATGTCGACATCCGGCACACCACTGCCGACCATCGTCAGCACAGGAACTTCGTCGCGCACCCGTCCCCCCAACAATTCGACGACCGGGACACCAAACTCTTTGCCGGCAATGTCGTACAAGGCCATATCGATGGCCCCGATGGCAGTTTCGTTGGCGTGCATCATTTTCTTCATGGCCCACCACAGCGTGGTCCGGCGAAGGGGGTCGGCACCGACGATCTGCGGGCCGAGAAACTCGAGGGCGGCCTTGATGCTCTCCTGGGTGTCTCCCGTCAGATCGGTGGCCTCGACTCCTTCGCCCCATCCAACTATCCCGGTGTCGGTGGTCACCTTGGCAAGAACGTTGTTGGACTGGGTAATGGTGATGTGCGACATCACGATCGGTTTGGTGAGCGGGACCGCAATGGGGATGGCTTCGACGCTGACAATCTTCATAAACCCTCCATACGAGCACCAAACGGTTTTTGCATTATATAGGATTCGAGTCGACCGCTTCGGGGAAAGGTTCACATGACGATTCGAGTAGGTGGCTACGCGCCCCAGGGAAGTGCCCACAGCCGGGCTCTTGACCATTTTGTGGACGCCCTGGCAGCCGTTACCGATCATCCGGCCGAAGTCATGTATAACGTCATGGACGATGGTCGACCCGCCACCGACTTGTTCGACATGGTGGCGAATGGCGAACTGACCTTGTGCTATTTCTCGACCTCATACCTCGGCAAACAAGTTCCCGCCCTCAACGCGCTGGAGGTCCCATTCCTCTTCGCAGACCTCGAACAGGCCCATACCGCACTCGACGGCGACTTCGGCGCAGCGCTGACCACCGCCACCGAAGCGGCCACTCCATTCGAAGTACTCGGCTACTGGGACAACGGGTTCCGACACTTCACGAACCGACTGCGCGAGGTGCGCTCCCCCGCCGACGTTGCCGGCATGCGGGTCCGCCTCCAACCGAACGCCGTCCACGAGGCGCTCATCCGGTCCTGGGGTGGAGAACCCGTGCCCGCCGAGTTGAGCGATGGTATCGCCATGATCGCCTCGGGGCAGGTTGACGCTCAGGAGAACCCCCTCGCCAACTCGGCCGCCTATGGCGTCGATCACCAGCACATCACGATGACGGGACACCTCTATGGCGCCCGCGGCCTCTATGCCAATCGGTCCCAGATGTCGACCCTCGGATCAGACGTAGCAACCGCGGTCCGCTCCGCCGCCAGGGCGGCGATCATTTTCCAACGACGAGCCGCCGCCGACTATGAAGCTGAATTGCGAACCCGATTTGAAGGGGAAGGTCGAGTGGTCATCGATCTTGACCCGACCGACCGACAGGCCTTCGCAGACGCGGCATCCGATGTGATCGCCGCAGCCAGAGCGGGCCAACCGGCCCTGAATTTCTTGTAAACAGAGGAGAGGAATATGGGACAATTGATCAAGTTCGCGGATGCCGACGTCGTCGAACGAGGCAACGGAATCCAGAGCATCCGGCTGACCGACCCACCGGTGGACGGCCAATGCTTCGTCATGGGTATCACGATGTTCCCGCCGGGTGGTGAACTCCCCCTCCATACCCACAACACCATCGAGCAAGTCACGGTGCTTGAAGGATCGGGGATCGCCGAGATTGACGGTGTTCAACAGGAGGCCGTTCCCTACGACACCACCATGATCGAACCCGGCTCGGTACATCGGTTCATCAACACCGGTGACACGCCCATGAAAATCCTCTGGGTGTACGGCAACACGTACGTGACGAGAACCTTCGCCGAAACGGGCGAGACGGTCGAACAGTTCGGGCGGCCCGGCCACGACGACCACGTCCATGAGTAGTCGCTATCCGATCGCAGAACTTGAAGAGTTTACGTCAGCGATCTTTCGCTCCGTCGGGGTCAAAGCTGAGCATGCCGACATCGTGGCGACCCGTCTCGTTGAAGCCGACCTGCGGGGCCGGACCGGTCATGGGCTGATCCGGGTCGGACCGTATGTGCAGCGAATCGAAGCAGGAGGGGTCAACCTCGACCCCGACATACGGATCATCCATGAAACTCCCGTTTCCGCTCACTTCGACGGTGACAACGGAATGGGCCAGGTGGTCATGACGATGGCCGCCGAGGTTGCGATCGCCAAGGCGCAAGCCCTCGGCATGGCCTGGGTGGGCACGGTGCACTCGAATCACGCCGGGGCGGCTGGTATCTACCCGGCGATGGCCGCCAAACGTGGTCTCATCGCCATGTACTTCGCGGTGGCCAACGCCAACGGTATGCCACCCTGGGGTGGGATCGAACCAATTCTGGGCACCAACCCGATCTCCATTGCCATTCCGGCTGGCGATGGCATACCGTTTCAGCTCGACATCGCGACGACAGTGGCATCGCACGGCACGATCAAAGTGGTTGCTCAGGCCGGCGAGCAGATGCCGATCGGTTGGGTCGCCGACGCCGATGGTAACCCGATTACCGACCCTGCCAGGGCCCATGAAGGGTTCCTGCTTCCGATTGGCGGATACAAGGGAGCCGGCCTGAACATTGCCATCGGACTCCTCGCCGGTGCCATGAACGGCGCGGCGTTTGGCAAGGCGGTGGTCGATCATCGAAAGCACCTTGAGGTACCTACCAACACCGGTCAGGCAATGCTCGTGATGCGTTCGGACCTCATGTTGCCTGCCGAAGAAGCGTTGGCCTCAATCGA
Coding sequences within it:
- a CDS encoding NAD(P)-dependent oxidoreductase, encoding MKVAMVGLGRMGFPMARHMQEAGHDVVGFDESPVALQKAAAAGMVIADGLAGVKDVELVCSSLPATPQVEAVYGQVFKLVKEGTVCADLSTIGVEASRNLAALAADHGIRFLDTPVSGTSIHADAGTLVVMVGGEDDALAVARPALETFASRVEHVGPNGSGLLLKLITNRLLTSHLTAMAEAVLDLEAVGLDVWQGIEMIRSGAVAKLLEYKAAPLVDRDFTPTFTVNLMRKDLGLAAEALPAARVGSLTRQILEEAGELGYGEADLAALIKALETGPTGEAT
- a CDS encoding DUF3500 domain-containing protein, giving the protein MAEAAIDFLESLPADAQATFGFDDPGRIDWAFFPREMANGTYLGVPLYAMTPVQRKLALKLARTGLRAEAYHRVATIMSLDLVLDERENYVRTHWRDPLRYWITIYGEPGPTGLWGWRYEGHHVSVNYTIRDGEVLSSTPLFMGASPAGIGPSAHPIIRPCGQEEDAGRALFSSLDADQQAVALLDATAPIDTIVPNVSFVPEVSEPGNPPAALTMFQEVHEAMTAEQKSNLRLVAAEPSGLRADAMTKDQVGYLHDLIAVYLDRLPEDLADREKTRLGANDWAGLHFAWAGPAERHQPHYYRIHSPDFLVEYDCVQDNATHIHAVWRNPRGDFGEDILQSHVSRAH
- a CDS encoding Gfo/Idh/MocA family oxidoreductase — protein: MNRRSVGLAIVGAGKIGRHRARLASAHAGVGFLAIVDQDAAAAEKLAAETGADVWSTDTDATVLLDEVDAVVVATPEGAHMAPVEAALRAGRSTMVEKPITLNLDEADHLTRLADQLGVDLRVGYSMRYAQRYAVARQQIAAGRIGTLIGGLARTYDTLAIGEAILKRSPTATPVMDILTYLVDIIGWYHPFAPVEVVARSHGSILRAKGHDVDDLTVALLTFADGAVFELATSYSLPAGYPINGMATRFELLGTDGVLMVTEDHGDQIMYSEVGHDNEYVDQHLRLTFLGSRTSGEWVGDTMFGRVADETRAWLDFLTTDKPCHLTTAREARQTLQITLAIDAAARTGDTITWEAK
- a CDS encoding cupin domain-containing protein, whose translation is MGQLIKFADADVVERGNGIQSIRLTDPPVDGQCFVMGITMFPPGGELPLHTHNTIEQVTVLEGSGIAEIDGVQQEAVPYDTTMIEPGSVHRFINTGDTPMKILWVYGNTYVTRTFAETGETVEQFGRPGHDDHVHE
- a CDS encoding CoA transferase yields the protein MSQPLEGIKVVEFGNLIAGPYCAMLLADLGADVTKVEPSSGDLARAFGPYVDGVSYYFAAVNRGKKSAVINPRADASKKWVRKLCLDADVIVHNLRHGAMQRAGLGYEDLADENPGLVYAEISAFGSSGPDAERAGIDIIFQGESGMMSITGEEGGPPAKTATTVGDYLAGTNAAMAVSAALVGRARTGKGRKIEVSLRDGLIAIQSTWNAMYFASGGQPGRVGTASWFTAPTETFPTADGYFNLAIVSDGHFKILCDDLGLDIVADPRFATNEARVEHRTELNELVKPIFASDSTDAWMDRLLGLGLPVGRLMTFGEVFDDPQVQHNRMRVELPDGAAVTGSPVRMTGEPSLAPSAAPRLGADTDSVLRSLGATDEEIAQLKAAHLIRRL
- a CDS encoding NAD-dependent succinate-semialdehyde dehydrogenase; the protein is MNLTDQRLLRTDAYIGGEWVEADSRARFQVLDPADGAVLAEVADLGQAETRRAIEAANEAFPAWKALTAKQRSALIRRWYELMVEHADDLGAIVTAEMGKPLNEGRGEIIFGANYVEWFAEEAKRAYGQVIPTHDPKLRLIVVKEPIGVVAAITPWNFPSSTIARKAVPAMAAGCTVVAKPAEDTPLSALALAELADRAGIPPGVFNVVTGLDPAPIGAELTRNPIVRAVSFTGSTEVGKLLMRQSSDTVKKVSLELGGNAPFIIFDDADLDQAVSQAIIAKYRNGGQTCICSNRVFVQDAVYDEFVDRFTAAASQLRVGAGGSAGSDVGPLINREAFDKVIRLVDAAVAGGAQARIGGKPHPLGHTFYEPTVLTGVTGSMAIANEEVFGPVASIFRFSTEEEVIAAANDTPYGLAAYFFARDVGRVWRVGEGLDYGMVGINSGLLMTEVAPFGGVKESGIGREGGHEGLEEFLETKYLAMGGI
- a CDS encoding thiolase family protein; amino-acid sequence: MTDIYVVDAVRTPMGRIGGQLAHIRPDDLAAHAIRALVARQSDLDPAGIEDVVWGAANQSGEDNRNIGRMAALLAGLPIEVTGMTVNRLCGSGLQAVISAAHSLAEGWGDIMVAGGSESMSRAPYVTLKAATAFPVGPPQVADTVLGWRLINPQMQQDYPPISLGLTAERVAEKYAVSRERQDAFALRSHLLASAAQQAGRFTSEISPIEAPQDARGRTVTTVDTDEGVRPNSTVEMLSKLPSVFTEAGTVTAGNSSPMNDGAAAVLLASTAGLERYGLRPMARIVASGAAGVHPDYMGIGPVPATRKALSRAGLSIQDLDLVELNEAFAAQALASRDELGIDPEIVNVNGGAIAIGHPLGASGARILTTLVHELHRRGDRYGLATMCIGVGQGISMIVERV
- a CDS encoding TRAP transporter substrate-binding protein, which translates into the protein MTIRVGGYAPQGSAHSRALDHFVDALAAVTDHPAEVMYNVMDDGRPATDLFDMVANGELTLCYFSTSYLGKQVPALNALEVPFLFADLEQAHTALDGDFGAALTTATEAATPFEVLGYWDNGFRHFTNRLREVRSPADVAGMRVRLQPNAVHEALIRSWGGEPVPAELSDGIAMIASGQVDAQENPLANSAAYGVDHQHITMTGHLYGARGLYANRSQMSTLGSDVATAVRSAARAAIIFQRRAAADYEAELRTRFEGEGRVVIDLDPTDRQAFADAASDVIAAARAGQPALNFL
- a CDS encoding Ldh family oxidoreductase, which translates into the protein MSSRYPIAELEEFTSAIFRSVGVKAEHADIVATRLVEADLRGRTGHGLIRVGPYVQRIEAGGVNLDPDIRIIHETPVSAHFDGDNGMGQVVMTMAAEVAIAKAQALGMAWVGTVHSNHAGAAGIYPAMAAKRGLIAMYFAVANANGMPPWGGIEPILGTNPISIAIPAGDGIPFQLDIATTVASHGTIKVVAQAGEQMPIGWVADADGNPITDPARAHEGFLLPIGGYKGAGLNIAIGLLAGAMNGAAFGKAVVDHRKHLEVPTNTGQAMLVMRSDLMLPAEEALASIDAHLEQLRNSRTASGERVRLPGDGAHATEVENLRIGIPLPEQLRHSLNELAARLGVVAQLD